The Kosakonia sacchari SP1 genome includes a window with the following:
- the rhaS gene encoding HTH-type transcriptional activator RhaS translates to MTVLHSVDFFPSGKSPVAIEPRLPQAAFPEHHHDFHEIVIVEHGTGIHVFNGQPYTISGGTVCFVRDHDRHLYEHTDNLCLTNVLYRSPDAFQFLAGLNQLLPQEQDGHYPSHWRVSQHTLGLVRGIISQMEEMGSEATTHDIANREILFMQLLVLLRKSSQQEDAGNSDARLNQLMLWLEDHFAEDICWESLAEQFTLSLRTLHRQLKQSTGMTPQRYLNRLRLIKARHMLRHSDESVTDIAFRCGFGDSNHFSTLFRREFDWSPRDIRQGRDTLLQ, encoded by the coding sequence ATGACCGTATTGCATAGCGTGGATTTTTTTCCGTCAGGTAAATCACCCGTTGCCATTGAACCGCGATTGCCCCAGGCCGCGTTTCCGGAACATCATCATGATTTTCATGAAATTGTGATTGTTGAACATGGAACGGGGATTCATGTGTTCAATGGTCAGCCTTATACCATCAGCGGCGGGACGGTCTGTTTTGTGCGCGATCATGACCGCCATTTGTATGAACATACCGATAATCTCTGTTTGACCAATGTGCTGTACCGTTCGCCGGATGCGTTCCAGTTCCTTGCCGGGTTGAACCAGTTGCTGCCGCAGGAGCAGGACGGGCATTACCCATCGCACTGGCGGGTAAGCCAACACACGCTGGGGCTGGTGCGCGGCATCATTAGTCAGATGGAAGAGATGGGCAGTGAAGCGACAACCCATGACATTGCCAACCGCGAGATCCTGTTTATGCAGTTGCTGGTGTTATTGCGTAAAAGCAGCCAGCAGGAAGATGCGGGCAACAGCGATGCGCGGCTCAACCAGCTGATGCTGTGGCTGGAGGATCACTTCGCCGAGGATATTTGCTGGGAGTCGCTGGCGGAACAGTTCACCTTGTCGTTGCGTACGCTGCACCGCCAGCTAAAACAGTCCACCGGCATGACGCCGCAGCGCTATTTGAACCGCCTGCGGTTGATTAAAGCGCGCCATATGCTGCGCCATAGCGACGAGAGTGTTACCGATATCGCCTTTCGCTGCGGTTTCGGCGACAGTAACCACTTTTCGACGCTGTTTCGCCGCGAGTTTGACTGGTCACCGCGTGATATCCGCCAGGGGCGCGACACGCTGCTTCAGTAA
- a CDS encoding dihydrodipicolinate synthase family protein: MDSEGNIDLNGLKQHITRLTAAKIDVVLLMGSIGEFASFSLDERVMLIREARAMSPISMVANVSSTCFNDILWMADEAYRTGYEAVMVLPPYYYGQTSNQLLSYFRALGKAISGKWFAYNFPARTGCDLTPELVATLAAEFPDFAGIKDTVDCQSHTRNMILATKNVRDDFAVLCGYDEYFIPNLLAGGAGVISGLNNVMPELFVKAREAWRQGDVATLHQVQQEIGKFMAIYSIGDDFVTTIKTVVSRKFGYCTPVARNFGGALNEDQCNIIDTVFAIR, from the coding sequence ATGGACAGTGAAGGCAACATCGATCTCAATGGATTAAAGCAGCATATTACCCGCCTGACGGCGGCGAAAATCGACGTGGTATTGCTGATGGGTAGCATTGGCGAATTCGCCTCTTTCTCACTGGACGAACGCGTAATGCTGATTCGTGAAGCGCGCGCTATGTCGCCCATTTCGATGGTGGCTAACGTCTCTTCCACCTGTTTTAACGACATTCTGTGGATGGCCGATGAAGCCTACCGCACCGGCTATGAAGCCGTGATGGTGCTGCCGCCTTATTACTATGGGCAAACCAGCAACCAGCTTTTAAGCTACTTCCGCGCGCTGGGCAAAGCGATCAGCGGCAAATGGTTTGCCTATAACTTCCCGGCGCGAACCGGCTGCGATTTAACCCCCGAGTTGGTGGCGACGCTGGCCGCCGAATTCCCCGATTTTGCTGGCATTAAAGACACCGTGGATTGCCAGTCGCACACCCGCAATATGATTCTGGCAACCAAGAACGTGCGCGATGATTTCGCCGTGCTGTGCGGCTACGACGAATATTTCATTCCCAACCTGCTGGCGGGCGGCGCAGGAGTGATTTCAGGCTTAAACAACGTGATGCCGGAGCTGTTCGTAAAAGCGCGGGAAGCGTGGCGGCAAGGTGATGTGGCAACGCTGCATCAGGTGCAGCAAGAGATCGGCAAATTTATGGCCATCTACAGCATCGGCGACGATTTTGTTACTACCATCAAAACCGTGGTATCGCGCAAATTTGGCTACTGTACACCCGTCGCCCGTAACTTCGGTGGCGCCCTCAATGAAGATCAGTGCAATATTATCGACACTGTTTTTGCTATCCGCTAA
- the rhaB gene encoding rhamnulokinase yields the protein MTFRHCVAVDLGASSGRVMLARYDRQNRTLSLREIHRFVNCLQKVDGFDCWDIDGLEAEIRLGLNKVCAEGIQPDSIGIDTWGVDYILINRDGQRVGLPIAYRDNRTDGVMHRALQNPGKADIYRRSGIQFLPFNTLYQLRALAEQQPHLLEQADHVLLIPDYFSYRLTGNLNWEYTNATTTQLVNINTDNWDESLLSWAGVPARWFGTPTHPGNVIGNWICPQGNAIPVVAVASHDTASAVIAAPLENHDAAYLSSGTWSLMGFESKTPHTSDEALAANITNEGGAEGRYRVLKNIMGLWLLQRVLKEQNITDLPALIALTEPLPLCRCVINPNDDRFINPDNMSAEIQAACREAGQPVPQNAAELARCIFDSLALLYADVLSELAFLRGKPFTRLHIVGGGCQNQLLNQLCADACGLPVVAGPVEASTLGNIGVQLMTLDELSNVDDFRQLVTANHSLITFSPNPDNEIARYVARFQQKRQTKELCA from the coding sequence ATGACTTTTCGCCATTGTGTTGCGGTGGATTTAGGCGCCTCCAGCGGACGCGTCATGCTGGCGCGCTATGACCGCCAGAACCGCACGCTTTCGCTTCGCGAAATCCACCGTTTTGTAAACTGTCTGCAAAAAGTGGACGGCTTTGATTGCTGGGATATCGACGGCCTGGAAGCCGAAATCCGCCTCGGCCTGAACAAGGTTTGCGCCGAAGGCATACAACCGGACAGCATCGGTATTGATACCTGGGGCGTCGATTACATCCTGATCAATCGCGACGGCCAGCGCGTCGGGCTGCCGATTGCCTACCGCGATAATCGCACCGATGGCGTGATGCACCGGGCGCTGCAAAATCCCGGCAAAGCCGATATCTATCGCCGCAGCGGTATTCAGTTTTTACCCTTCAACACCCTGTACCAGTTACGCGCACTGGCAGAACAGCAACCGCACTTATTGGAACAGGCCGATCACGTGCTGCTGATCCCGGATTACTTCAGCTACCGCCTGACCGGCAACCTCAACTGGGAATACACCAACGCCACCACCACCCAACTGGTCAATATCAACACCGATAACTGGGATGAATCACTGCTGAGCTGGGCAGGCGTTCCGGCTCGCTGGTTTGGCACGCCAACCCATCCTGGCAACGTTATCGGCAACTGGATCTGCCCACAGGGTAATGCCATTCCGGTCGTCGCCGTCGCCAGCCACGACACTGCCAGCGCGGTTATCGCCGCACCGCTGGAAAACCACGATGCGGCGTATCTCTCTTCCGGCACCTGGTCACTGATGGGCTTTGAGAGCAAAACCCCGCACACCAGCGATGAGGCGCTCGCCGCCAATATCACCAACGAAGGCGGTGCCGAAGGCCGTTACCGGGTGCTGAAAAACATCATGGGATTGTGGCTGCTGCAACGCGTGCTGAAAGAGCAAAACATCACCGATTTGCCAGCGCTGATCGCGCTCACCGAGCCGCTCCCTCTCTGCCGCTGCGTGATTAATCCGAACGACGATCGCTTTATCAACCCGGACAATATGAGCGCCGAAATCCAGGCCGCCTGCCGGGAAGCGGGTCAACCCGTACCGCAAAACGCTGCCGAACTGGCGCGCTGCATCTTCGATAGCCTCGCGCTGCTGTATGCCGATGTGCTGAGCGAACTGGCTTTCCTGCGTGGTAAGCCGTTTACCCGCCTGCATATTGTCGGCGGCGGCTGCCAGAACCAGTTACTGAACCAGCTCTGCGCCGATGCCTGCGGGCTGCCGGTCGTCGCCGGGCCGGTGGAGGCCTCGACACTGGGCAATATTGGCGTGCAACTGATGACGCTGGATGAGCTAAGCAACGTCGATGATTTTCGCCAGCTGGTCACGGCTAACCATTCACTGATTACGTTTTCCCCTAATCCTGATAATGAAATCGCCCGCTACGTCGCGCGCTTTCAGCAAAAACGACAGACAAAGGAGCTTTGCGCATGA
- the rhaD gene encoding rhamnulose-1-phosphate aldolase — MQTITDSWFVQGMIKATSDAWLKGWDERNGGNLTLRLDEADITSFAADFHQKPRYIALSQPMPLLANTPFIVTGSGKFFRNVQLDPAANLGVVKVDSDGAGYHILWGLEHEAVPTSELPAHFLSHCERIKATGGKDRVIMHCHATNLIALTYVLENTSDLITRKLWEGSTECLVVFPDGVGILPWMVPGTDEIGQATAKDMQKHSLVLWPFHGVFGSGPTLDEAFGLIDTAEKSAEVLVKIYSMGGMKQTITQQELIALGKRFGVTPLQSALDLYP, encoded by the coding sequence ATGCAGACCATTACCGATTCCTGGTTCGTCCAGGGGATGATCAAAGCCACCTCGGACGCCTGGCTGAAAGGCTGGGATGAACGCAACGGCGGCAACCTGACACTGCGCCTGGATGAGGCCGATATCACATCGTTCGCCGCTGATTTTCACCAGAAACCGCGCTATATCGCCCTGAGCCAGCCGATGCCGCTGCTGGCTAACACGCCGTTTATCGTCACCGGCTCCGGCAAATTTTTCCGTAATGTGCAGCTCGATCCAGCTGCAAATTTAGGCGTTGTGAAAGTCGACAGCGACGGCGCGGGCTACCACATTCTGTGGGGGCTGGAACACGAAGCGGTACCGACGTCAGAGCTACCGGCGCACTTCTTGTCGCACTGCGAGCGCATCAAAGCCACCGGCGGGAAAGACCGTGTGATTATGCACTGCCACGCCACCAACCTGATTGCGCTGACCTACGTGCTGGAAAACACCTCTGATTTGATTACCCGCAAGCTGTGGGAAGGCAGCACCGAATGTCTGGTGGTGTTCCCGGATGGCGTTGGCATTCTGCCGTGGATGGTGCCAGGCACCGATGAAATCGGCCAGGCAACCGCCAAAGATATGCAGAAACATTCGCTGGTGCTGTGGCCCTTCCACGGTGTGTTCGGCAGCGGGCCGACGCTCGACGAAGCCTTTGGCCTGATCGACACCGCCGAGAAATCTGCCGAGGTGCTGGTAAAAATCTATTCGATGGGCGGTATGAAACAGACCATCACGCAGCAAGAGTTGATTGCGCTGGGTAAACGCTTTGGCGTGACGCCGCTGCAATCGGCATTAGATCTGTACCCATAA
- the rhaS gene encoding rhamnose ABC transporter substrate-binding protein, with protein MKTKASLILTVAMLALSGSALAEVKIALVAKSLGNGFFEAANTGAQEAAKELGDVKVIYTGPTTTTAEAQIEVLNGLIAQGVDAIAISANDPDAVVPVLKKAIQRGIKVVSWDSGVAKAGRQIHLNPSNNALIGETNVKLAADALKALNVEKGDVAILSATPTSTNQNIWIAEMKKVLPKYPSINLVTVAYGDDLSDKSYREAVGLLKSYPDLKVIVSPSSVGIVAAAQAVKDQGKIGKVYVTGLGLPSEMAGAIKSGASKSFAIWNPIDLGYAATYLADDLVKGTATKDEASMGKLGKVKLDADGNGAMAEPFVYDASNIDKFSKIF; from the coding sequence ATGAAAACAAAAGCAAGCTTAATCCTCACCGTTGCCATGCTGGCGTTGTCCGGTTCCGCTTTAGCTGAAGTAAAAATCGCCCTTGTGGCGAAATCTTTAGGTAATGGCTTTTTTGAAGCAGCAAACACCGGCGCACAGGAGGCAGCCAAAGAGCTAGGTGATGTCAAAGTGATCTACACCGGTCCCACCACCACCACGGCCGAAGCGCAGATCGAAGTGCTTAACGGGTTGATCGCCCAGGGGGTGGATGCGATCGCCATCTCCGCCAACGATCCCGATGCCGTGGTGCCGGTGCTGAAAAAAGCGATTCAGCGCGGCATCAAAGTGGTGTCGTGGGATTCCGGCGTGGCAAAAGCCGGACGCCAGATCCACCTCAACCCCTCGAATAACGCGCTGATTGGCGAAACCAACGTCAAACTGGCCGCCGATGCGCTAAAAGCGCTGAACGTTGAAAAAGGCGATGTGGCGATTCTTAGCGCCACGCCCACCTCCACCAACCAGAACATCTGGATTGCGGAGATGAAAAAGGTGCTGCCGAAGTACCCGTCGATTAACCTGGTGACCGTCGCTTATGGCGACGATCTCTCCGATAAAAGCTACCGCGAAGCGGTCGGCCTGCTGAAATCGTACCCGGACCTGAAAGTGATCGTCTCGCCGTCGTCGGTCGGCATTGTCGCGGCGGCGCAAGCGGTAAAAGACCAGGGCAAGATTGGCAAAGTGTATGTCACCGGTTTAGGGCTGCCGTCTGAAATGGCGGGCGCGATTAAGTCCGGCGCGAGCAAAAGTTTCGCCATCTGGAACCCGATCGACCTCGGTTATGCCGCCACCTATTTAGCGGATGATCTGGTGAAAGGTACGGCAACCAAAGACGAAGCCAGCATGGGCAAACTCGGCAAAGTGAAACTGGATGCCGACGGTAACGGCGCAATGGCGGAACCGTTCGTCTACGACGCCAGCAACATTGATAAGTTCTCGAAGATTTTCTGA
- the rhaR gene encoding HTH-type transcriptional activator RhaR, with amino-acid sequence MAGQLILRKADFFPRAGQAVAVADRYPQNVFAEHTHEFCELVMVWRGNGLHVLNGRPYRITRGDLFYIRAEDCHSYASVNDLVLQNIIYCPDRLTLNLDWAAHIPGLNGAPGNPHWRIGSSGMAQARQVITQLEHESAKDDPLANLMAETLFAQLVMTLKRHRFATDNLAATHSETLLDKLITALSGSLNRSFVLERFCEQEQCSERALRQQFRTQTGMTINHYLRQLRICHAQFLLQHSEQMISEIAMQCGFEDSNYFSVVFSREVGMTPGQWRHRSRVAA; translated from the coding sequence GTGGCTGGTCAGTTAATTCTTCGTAAAGCAGACTTTTTCCCGCGCGCCGGACAGGCGGTCGCGGTGGCCGATCGCTACCCGCAAAATGTTTTTGCCGAACATACCCATGAGTTCTGCGAACTGGTGATGGTGTGGCGCGGCAATGGTTTGCACGTGCTTAATGGCCGCCCTTACCGCATTACGCGCGGCGATCTGTTTTATATTCGCGCCGAAGATTGCCACTCTTACGCCTCGGTTAATGACCTGGTGTTGCAGAACATTATCTACTGTCCGGACCGGCTGACGCTGAACCTCGACTGGGCGGCGCATATTCCGGGGCTTAACGGCGCGCCAGGGAACCCGCACTGGCGTATTGGCAGCAGCGGAATGGCGCAGGCGCGGCAGGTGATTACGCAACTGGAACATGAGAGCGCGAAGGACGATCCGCTGGCCAATTTGATGGCGGAAACCCTGTTTGCCCAACTGGTGATGACCTTAAAACGGCACCGTTTTGCCACCGATAACCTTGCCGCGACCCATAGCGAAACGCTGCTGGATAAGCTTATTACCGCGCTTTCCGGCAGCCTGAATCGCAGCTTTGTGCTGGAGCGTTTTTGTGAACAGGAACAGTGCAGCGAGCGGGCGCTGCGCCAGCAGTTTCGTACTCAAACCGGGATGACCATCAACCACTATTTGCGTCAGTTGCGCATTTGCCACGCGCAATTTTTGTTGCAGCACTCCGAGCAGATGATCAGCGAAATCGCCATGCAGTGTGGCTTTGAGGACAGTAATTACTTTTCGGTGGTGTTTAGCCGCGAGGTAGGGATGACGCCAGGTCAGTGGCGTCATCGTAGCCGGGTTGCTGCCTGA
- the rhaA gene encoding L-rhamnose isomerase, protein MTTQLEQAWDIAKQRFAAVGIDVEEALRQLDRLPVSMHCWQGDDVAGFENPEGSLTGGIQATGNYPGKARNATELRADLEQALSLIPGPKRLNLHAIYHEAETPVARNEIKPEHFKNWVQWAKANNLGLDFNPSCFSHPLSADGFTLSHANDEIRQFWIDHVKASRRVSAYFGEQLGTPSVMNIWIPDGMKDVTVDRLAPRQRLLAALDEVISEKLNPAHHIDAVESKLFGIGAESYTVGSNEFYMGYATSRQTALCLDAGHFHPTEVISDKISAAMLYVPRLLLHVSRPVRWDSDHVVLLDDETQAIASEIIRHKLFDRVHIGLDFFDASINRIAAWVIGTRNMKKALLRALLEPVEQLRKLEADGDYTARLALLEEQKSLPWQAVWEMYCQRHDTPAGSQWLESVRAYEKDVLSKRG, encoded by the coding sequence ATGACCACTCAACTTGAACAAGCCTGGGACATAGCTAAACAGCGTTTCGCCGCTGTGGGGATCGATGTCGAGGAGGCACTGCGCCAGCTCGACAGGCTGCCGGTTTCCATGCACTGCTGGCAGGGCGATGACGTTGCCGGTTTCGAAAATCCGGAAGGCAGCCTGACCGGCGGCATTCAGGCTACCGGCAATTATCCGGGTAAAGCGCGCAATGCCACGGAATTACGCGCCGATCTGGAACAAGCGCTAAGCCTGATCCCCGGTCCGAAACGCCTGAACCTGCATGCGATTTATCACGAAGCCGAAACGCCGGTCGCGCGTAATGAAATCAAACCCGAGCACTTCAAAAACTGGGTGCAGTGGGCAAAAGCCAATAACCTGGGGCTGGACTTCAACCCGTCCTGCTTCTCGCACCCGCTGAGCGCCGATGGCTTCACGCTTTCTCACGCCAATGACGAGATCCGCCAGTTCTGGATCGACCATGTAAAAGCCAGCCGCCGCGTTTCCGCTTACTTTGGCGAACAACTGGGTACGCCGTCGGTGATGAATATCTGGATCCCGGACGGCATGAAAGATGTCACCGTTGACCGTCTCGCGCCGCGCCAGCGTCTGCTGGCTGCGCTGGATGAGGTGATCAGCGAGAAACTGAACCCGGCGCACCATATCGACGCGGTGGAAAGTAAGCTGTTCGGCATCGGCGCTGAGAGCTACACCGTCGGCTCCAACGAGTTTTATATGGGTTACGCCACCAGCCGCCAGACCGCGCTGTGCCTCGATGCCGGTCACTTCCATCCAACGGAGGTTATCTCCGACAAAATCTCTGCCGCCATGCTCTATGTGCCGCGTCTGCTGCTGCACGTCAGCCGCCCGGTACGCTGGGACAGCGACCACGTGGTGCTGCTGGATGACGAAACCCAGGCCATCGCCAGCGAAATCATCCGCCACAAACTGTTCGACCGCGTACACATCGGGCTCGACTTTTTCGACGCCTCTATCAACCGCATCGCCGCGTGGGTAATTGGTACGCGCAACATGAAAAAAGCGCTGCTGCGCGCGCTGCTCGAACCGGTTGAACAACTGCGCAAACTGGAAGCGGATGGCGATTACACCGCGCGCCTGGCGCTGCTCGAAGAGCAGAAATCCCTGCCGTGGCAGGCGGTGTGGGAAATGTACTGCCAGCGCCACGATACGCCAGCCGGTAGCCAGTGGCTGGAAAGCGTGCGGGCCTATGAGAAAGACGTATTAAGCAAACGCGGCTAA
- the sodA gene encoding superoxide dismutase [Mn], which yields MSYTLPALPYAYDALEPHFDKQTMEIHHTKHHQTYVNNANAALESLPEFASLPVEELITKLDQLPADKKTVLRNNAGGHANHSLFWKGLKKGTTLQGDLKAAIERDFGSVDNFKAEFEKAAATRFGSGWAWLVLKGDKLAVVSTANQDSPLMGEAISGASGFPIVGLDVWEHAYYLKFQNRRPDYIKEFWNVVNWDEAAARFAAKK from the coding sequence ATGAGCTATACACTGCCCGCTCTGCCGTATGCATACGATGCCCTCGAACCGCATTTCGACAAGCAGACGATGGAAATCCATCACACTAAACATCACCAGACCTACGTGAACAACGCAAACGCCGCGCTGGAAAGCCTGCCGGAGTTCGCGAGCCTGCCGGTTGAAGAGCTGATCACCAAACTGGACCAGCTGCCAGCAGACAAAAAAACCGTACTGCGTAACAACGCAGGCGGTCACGCTAACCACAGCCTGTTCTGGAAAGGCCTGAAAAAAGGCACTACCCTGCAGGGCGATCTGAAAGCCGCTATCGAGCGTGATTTCGGTTCCGTGGACAATTTCAAAGCTGAATTCGAAAAAGCAGCGGCAACTCGCTTTGGTTCCGGCTGGGCATGGCTGGTACTGAAAGGTGACAAACTGGCTGTGGTTTCTACCGCAAACCAGGATTCCCCGCTGATGGGTGAAGCGATCTCTGGCGCGTCTGGCTTCCCGATCGTGGGCCTGGATGTGTGGGAACACGCTTACTACCTGAAATTCCAGAACCGCCGTCCGGACTACATCAAAGAGTTCTGGAACGTGGTGAACTGGGACGAAGCTGCTGCACGTTTCGCTGCGAAAAAATAA
- the kdgT gene encoding 2-keto-3-deoxygluconate transporter produces the protein MQIKRAIEKIPGGMMLVPLFIGALCHTFAPGAGKYFGSFTNGMITGTVPILAVWFFCMGASIKLSATGTVLRKSGTLVVTKIVVAWVVAAVASRLIPEHGVEAGFFAGLSTLALVASMDMTNGGLYASIMQQYGTKEEAGAFVLMSLESGPLMTMIILGTAGIASLEPHVFVGAVLPFLVGFALGNLDPELREFFSKAVQTLIPFFAFALGNTIDLSVIAQTGLLGILLGVAVIVITGIPLIIADKLIGGGDGTAGLAASSSAGAAVATPVLIAEMVPDFKAMAPAATALVATSVIVTSILVPILTSVWSRKVKGAEAEMSIRNTVK, from the coding sequence ATGCAAATCAAGCGTGCAATAGAAAAAATCCCTGGCGGGATGATGCTGGTTCCATTGTTCATCGGTGCCTTGTGCCACACTTTTGCGCCCGGCGCAGGGAAGTATTTCGGTTCGTTCACCAACGGTATGATTACCGGCACCGTGCCGATCCTGGCGGTGTGGTTTTTTTGCATGGGCGCGTCGATCAAACTGAGCGCGACCGGTACGGTGCTGCGTAAATCCGGCACGCTGGTGGTGACGAAAATCGTGGTCGCCTGGGTCGTGGCGGCTGTCGCGTCGCGGTTGATTCCGGAACACGGCGTGGAAGCGGGTTTTTTTGCCGGACTATCGACACTGGCGCTGGTAGCATCGATGGATATGACCAACGGCGGGTTGTATGCCTCCATCATGCAGCAGTACGGCACTAAGGAGGAGGCCGGGGCATTTGTGCTGATGTCGCTGGAATCCGGTCCATTGATGACGATGATTATTCTCGGCACTGCCGGGATTGCTTCTCTTGAACCGCATGTGTTTGTCGGCGCGGTGCTGCCATTCCTCGTGGGGTTCGCGCTGGGTAATCTCGACCCGGAACTGCGCGAGTTCTTCAGCAAGGCAGTGCAAACACTGATTCCGTTCTTCGCCTTCGCGCTTGGCAACACCATCGATTTAAGTGTGATTGCACAAACCGGGCTGCTGGGGATTTTGCTGGGTGTCGCGGTGATTGTGATTACCGGGATCCCGCTGATAATTGCCGATAAACTGATTGGCGGCGGTGACGGCACTGCGGGCCTGGCAGCCTCCAGTTCGGCTGGTGCTGCGGTGGCAACGCCGGTGCTGATTGCTGAAATGGTGCCGGACTTCAAAGCGATGGCGCCAGCCGCGACCGCGCTGGTGGCGACTTCGGTGATCGTTACCTCGATCCTGGTGCCGATTCTAACTTCCGTTTGGTCACGAAAAGTGAAAGGGGCGGAAGCGGAAATGTCGATACGAAACACCGTGAAATAA
- the rhaT gene encoding L-rhamnose/proton symporter RhaT: protein MSNAITMGIFWHLIGAASAACFYAPFKKVRSWSWETMWSIGGIVSWLILPWTISALLLPDFWAYFSSFSASTLLPVFLFGAMWGIGNINYGLTMRYLGMSMGIGIAIGITLIVGTLMTPILNGHFDVLINTEGGRMTLLGVLVALIGVGIVTRAGQLKERKMGIKAEEFNLRKGLALAVMCGVFSAGMSFAMNAAKPMHEAAAALGIDPLYTALPSYVVIMGGGALVNLSFCFIRLAKVKNLSLKADFSLAKGLIISNILLSALGGLMWYLQFFFYAWGHARIPGQYDYISWMLHMSFYVLCGGLVGLVLKEWKNAGRQPVSVLSLGCVVIIVAANIVGLGMAS, encoded by the coding sequence ATGAGTAACGCGATTACGATGGGTATTTTTTGGCATTTGATAGGTGCAGCCAGTGCAGCCTGTTTCTATGCCCCGTTTAAAAAGGTAAGAAGTTGGTCCTGGGAAACCATGTGGTCAATCGGCGGCATCGTCTCCTGGTTGATCCTTCCCTGGACTATCAGCGCGCTGTTATTGCCTGATTTTTGGGCTTATTTCAGTTCGTTTAGCGCTTCAACTCTGCTGCCGGTGTTTCTTTTCGGCGCAATGTGGGGCATCGGTAACATCAACTATGGCCTGACCATGCGCTACTTAGGCATGTCGATGGGCATTGGTATCGCCATTGGCATTACGCTGATTGTCGGTACGTTGATGACGCCGATCCTCAACGGTCACTTCGATGTGCTGATCAACACCGAAGGCGGGCGGATGACGCTGCTGGGTGTGCTGGTAGCGTTGATTGGCGTTGGCATTGTCACCCGCGCCGGTCAGTTGAAAGAGCGCAAAATGGGCATCAAAGCCGAAGAGTTCAACCTGAGAAAAGGGTTAGCGCTGGCGGTAATGTGCGGCGTGTTCTCTGCCGGGATGTCCTTTGCGATGAATGCCGCCAAACCAATGCACGAAGCCGCTGCCGCACTGGGTATCGACCCGCTCTACACTGCGCTGCCAAGTTATGTGGTGATCATGGGCGGCGGTGCGCTGGTCAACCTGAGTTTCTGTTTTATCCGCCTGGCAAAAGTAAAAAACCTGTCGCTAAAAGCCGACTTCTCGCTGGCAAAAGGGCTGATCATCAGCAATATCCTGCTTTCCGCGCTGGGCGGCCTGATGTGGTATCTGCAATTCTTCTTCTACGCCTGGGGCCATGCGCGTATTCCGGGGCAGTATGACTACATTAGTTGGATGCTGCATATGAGCTTCTATGTGCTGTGCGGCGGGCTGGTTGGGCTGGTGCTCAAAGAGTGGAAGAACGCCGGACGACAACCGGTAAGTGTGCTGAGTCTCGGTTGTGTGGTAATCATTGTCGCCGCCAATATCGTCGGCCTCGGCATGGCGAGCTAA